The following coding sequences are from one Devosia neptuniae window:
- a CDS encoding dihydrodipicolinate synthase family protein, producing the protein MASVRAALKGISGVPVTPYGADGEVNISLLTALIARLAGAGIHNLMAAGNTGEFFSLSLDEIRRVHATTIAAAEGKCLISAAVGRSLVEAKALARDAIAAGAGAIMGHHPMDPFAGPAAQADYFLELADASSVPFIAYVRTDTFSVEDFRRLAAHENVAGVKFASTNLMLLAEVIRSTEDLPAIWVCGLAEAWAPAFYAIGAQGFTSGFVNVFPEISLQVHAALVGGDFAAARKLINRLAQFEELRTHYRNGSNVTVVKEALGMMGMDVGAVRLPGVPALSEAERVTLRGIIQAQRGK; encoded by the coding sequence ATGGCTTCAGTACGGGCGGCCCTCAAAGGGATTTCAGGGGTTCCGGTAACCCCCTATGGCGCCGATGGCGAGGTGAACATTTCGCTCCTCACCGCATTGATTGCGCGGCTGGCCGGGGCCGGCATTCACAACCTGATGGCTGCCGGAAATACCGGCGAGTTCTTCTCGCTCTCGCTCGATGAAATCCGCCGGGTGCATGCGACCACGATTGCGGCGGCAGAGGGCAAATGCCTGATCAGCGCGGCGGTCGGCCGCTCGCTGGTCGAAGCCAAGGCGCTGGCCCGCGATGCCATTGCTGCCGGCGCAGGCGCGATCATGGGGCATCATCCGATGGACCCCTTTGCGGGCCCGGCCGCACAAGCCGATTATTTCCTGGAACTGGCCGACGCCTCCAGCGTGCCATTTATCGCCTATGTCCGGACCGATACCTTCTCGGTCGAAGACTTCCGCCGGCTGGCGGCGCACGAAAATGTCGCCGGCGTCAAATTCGCCTCGACCAATCTGATGCTGCTGGCCGAGGTGATCCGTTCCACCGAAGACTTGCCCGCCATCTGGGTCTGTGGCTTGGCCGAAGCGTGGGCCCCGGCCTTCTATGCAATCGGCGCCCAGGGCTTCACCTCCGGCTTCGTCAACGTTTTCCCTGAAATCTCGCTGCAGGTGCATGCGGCGCTGGTCGGCGGCGATTTCGCGGCTGCCCGCAAGCTCATCAACCGGCTCGCCCAATTCGAGGAATTGCGTACGCACTACCGAAACGGATCGAACGTTACCGTGGTAAAAGAAGCTTTGGGCATGATGGGCATGGATGTCGGCGCCGTGCGCCTGCCGGGCGTGCCCGCTCTCTCCGAAGCCGAACGCGTCACCTTGCGCGGTATCATCCAGGCGCAACGCGGCAAGTAG
- a CDS encoding ABC transporter ATP-binding protein, producing MPDQATPLLSVRNLTVTFPSLHASAPAVRGVNFDVGREKVGIIGESGSGKSTTGRALMRLLPKATRITADRLQFRGEEILPLSDRRMREIRGHSMAMILQDPKYSLNPVMTVGEQIAETAILHEKLSRRAARERTLEMLEKVHIREPERVMGLYPHEVSGGMGQRIMISMMLITRPALIIADEPTSALDVSVRQQVLAILDELVSANNMGLLFISHDLNLVRSFCDRVLIMFGGRIVEELPASQLEQASHPYTRGLLEALPSLLHPKDRLAVLRRDPAWAEG from the coding sequence ATGCCTGATCAAGCCACGCCCCTGCTGTCGGTCCGCAATCTCACCGTCACCTTCCCGTCGCTGCATGCCAGTGCGCCAGCGGTGCGCGGCGTCAATTTCGATGTCGGTCGGGAAAAGGTCGGCATCATCGGGGAATCCGGTTCGGGCAAGAGCACGACGGGCCGCGCGCTGATGCGCCTCCTGCCGAAGGCGACCCGTATCACTGCGGACCGCCTGCAGTTCCGCGGCGAGGAAATCCTGCCGCTCAGCGACCGGCGCATGCGCGAAATCCGCGGGCACAGCATGGCGATGATCCTGCAGGACCCCAAATATTCGCTCAACCCGGTGATGACCGTGGGCGAACAGATCGCCGAAACCGCGATCCTGCATGAGAAACTGTCGCGGCGTGCAGCGCGCGAGCGCACGCTGGAAATGCTGGAAAAAGTGCATATCCGCGAACCCGAGCGCGTCATGGGACTTTACCCCCACGAAGTCTCTGGCGGCATGGGACAACGCATCATGATCTCGATGATGCTGATCACCAGACCGGCGCTGATCATTGCGGACGAGCCGACTTCGGCGCTCGACGTCTCCGTCCGCCAGCAAGTGCTGGCCATTCTCGACGAATTGGTCAGTGCCAATAATATGGGCCTGCTGTTCATCTCGCATGACCTCAATCTGGTGCGCAGCTTCTGCGATCGTGTGCTGATCATGTTCGGGGGCCGCATTGTCGAGGAATTGCCAGCCAGCCAGCTTGAACAGGCGTCCCACCCCTATACGCGCGGCCTGCTTGAGGCCCTGCCAAGCCTGCTGCACCCCAAGGACCGGCTGGCCGTGCTGCGCCGCGATCCCGCCTGGGCGGAGGGTTAG
- a CDS encoding ABC transporter ATP-binding protein — translation MTAIIAASGVSKTFHQPKRFSGLGGALKGLFNREYTEIHAVADISFTIAAGEAVGYLGPNGAGKSTMIKMMTGILVPSGGTLSVLGRAPHNHRMINAAEIGVVFGQRSQLWWDLPVRDSFEVNRHIYDIPAARYADNLAYLSDMLAMGGYLDRPVRQLSLGQRMRAEIAMALLHDPKILFLDEPTIGLDVVAKDAVRKFLSKLNRERGTTIILTTHDLQDIEEICPRLIMVDEGKLLFDGEVTRLRAALGSRRRLTLTFGTDPGAITLAGAQLVSDEGAAKHFLLDSEEISILNVLTELGSGYDLSDVALEEPDIEEVIRTFYQNKSKLAGA, via the coding sequence ATGACGGCGATTATTGCCGCGAGCGGCGTCAGCAAGACATTCCATCAGCCCAAACGCTTTTCCGGGCTGGGCGGAGCGCTCAAGGGCCTGTTCAACCGCGAGTATACCGAAATCCACGCGGTCGCCGATATCAGCTTCACAATCGCGGCCGGTGAGGCGGTGGGCTATCTCGGGCCCAATGGCGCCGGCAAGTCGACGATGATCAAGATGATGACCGGTATTCTCGTGCCAAGCGGCGGCACATTGAGCGTACTCGGCCGCGCGCCGCACAACCATCGCATGATCAATGCCGCAGAGATCGGCGTGGTCTTCGGCCAGCGCAGCCAGCTCTGGTGGGATTTGCCGGTGCGCGACAGTTTCGAGGTCAACCGGCATATCTACGACATTCCGGCGGCCCGCTACGCCGACAACCTCGCCTATCTCAGCGACATGCTGGCCATGGGTGGGTATCTCGATCGCCCGGTGCGCCAGCTTAGCCTGGGCCAGCGCATGCGCGCCGAGATCGCCATGGCGCTGTTGCACGATCCCAAGATCCTGTTCCTCGACGAGCCCACAATCGGGCTGGATGTGGTTGCCAAGGATGCGGTGCGCAAATTCCTGTCCAAGCTCAATCGCGAGCGCGGCACCACCATTATCCTCACCACCCATGACCTGCAGGATATCGAGGAAATCTGCCCCCGCCTCATCATGGTCGATGAAGGCAAGCTGCTGTTCGACGGCGAGGTGACACGGCTGCGCGCCGCACTCGGTTCGCGCCGGCGGCTGACGCTGACCTTCGGCACCGATCCCGGAGCGATTACCCTGGCCGGGGCACAACTGGTCAGCGACGAAGGCGCCGCCAAGCATTTCCTGCTCGACAGTGAAGAGATCTCCATCCTCAATGTGCTGACCGAGCTCGGCTCGGGCTATGACCTCAGCGACGTGGCGCTCGAAGAGCCCGACATCGAGGAGGTGATCCGCACCTTTTACCAGAACAAGTCCAAATTGGCCGGGGCGTAG
- a CDS encoding GFA family protein gives MRWTGGCLCGRRRYHFDADPVAIGLCHCNMCKKATGGPFAILVRVRQADLHWEADPPAIYRSSPIAVRGFCPDCGSPLLLDYDGDAYLRMTVGSLDHPERVEPEGHYGIESRLPWVNCWADLPGEETKERF, from the coding sequence ATGCGCTGGACCGGTGGCTGCCTATGCGGCAGACGACGCTATCATTTCGACGCCGATCCTGTTGCGATCGGATTATGCCATTGCAACATGTGCAAGAAGGCGACGGGCGGCCCCTTCGCCATCCTGGTGCGCGTTCGGCAGGCCGATCTGCATTGGGAAGCTGACCCGCCGGCTATCTACCGATCATCGCCAATCGCCGTTCGTGGCTTTTGCCCGGACTGTGGCTCGCCGCTCTTGCTCGACTATGACGGCGACGCCTATCTGCGCATGACTGTGGGGTCGCTTGACCACCCCGAACGGGTTGAGCCCGAGGGCCATTACGGCATCGAGAGCCGTCTGCCCTGGGTCAATTGCTGGGCAGACCTGCCGGGGGAAGAAACCAAAGAGCGGTTCTAG
- a CDS encoding ABC transporter permease produces the protein MRASAYPAFTANAFQARLAYRNQVWAGMFGELVFIVARIAIWASVFGAVGTASVDGVTLPQMITYALLAGPVLYWDYSRLLKDVGTAVKSGDVAVYLLKPLHYPGYLLASHFGNFLFDLIAITLPVAVVVGFTTGLVAPASLFHGLAFLPFWALSFMMLFVLTTLLGLAAFWLMTTDSLDWFFNSIMTLLSGGLVPLWFFPGWLAAIAGHLPFAWVSYYPAAVYIGKLGVVETLLYFGIGLIWFAALLLCLIWLWGRARHRLIVQGG, from the coding sequence ATGAGGGCGAGCGCCTATCCCGCTTTCACCGCCAATGCTTTCCAGGCGCGGCTGGCCTATCGCAACCAGGTCTGGGCCGGCATGTTCGGCGAACTGGTCTTCATCGTCGCGCGCATCGCCATCTGGGCATCGGTGTTCGGCGCAGTCGGTACTGCCAGTGTCGATGGCGTGACCCTGCCGCAGATGATCACCTATGCCCTGTTGGCCGGACCGGTGCTGTATTGGGATTATTCCCGGCTGCTCAAGGATGTCGGCACCGCTGTCAAATCGGGTGACGTCGCGGTCTACCTGCTCAAGCCGCTGCATTATCCCGGCTATCTGCTGGCCAGCCATTTCGGCAACTTCCTGTTCGACCTTATCGCGATCACCCTGCCGGTTGCGGTCGTTGTCGGCTTTACGACGGGTCTCGTTGCTCCGGCCAGCCTGTTCCATGGCTTGGCTTTCCTGCCATTCTGGGCGCTGTCCTTCATGATGCTGTTTGTGCTCACCACCCTGTTGGGGTTGGCCGCCTTCTGGCTGATGACCACCGACTCGCTGGATTGGTTCTTCAACAGCATCATGACCCTGTTGTCAGGCGGGCTGGTGCCGCTCTGGTTCTTCCCCGGCTGGCTGGCAGCCATTGCCGGCCACCTGCCCTTTGCCTGGGTCTCGTACTATCCAGCGGCCGTCTATATCGGGAAGTTGGGCGTGGTGGAGACACTGCTCTATTTCGGCATCGGCCTTATCTGGTTTGCCGCGCTCCTGCTGTGCCTGATCTGGCTATGGGGCCGGGCGCGGCACCGCCTCATCGTGCAGGGAGGGTGA
- a CDS encoding ABC transporter substrate-binding protein — protein MYRRQFLAGVAMGAVAVAMYGSPAFAATPPDQLVIAINMGSMRGLDPHEANQIESAEILANLYDRLVYFEPDALNEAKPQLAEAWTISEDGKTFTFTLREGVTFHSGNPLTAEDAAWSLARLVKLGLAPAIDLRQWGYNESNVDTLIRATDARTLVVETPEPWSPGLILGSLASSACSIVDRAFLADKEQDGDLGRAYLQASDAGSGPFSLRTWRANDIMMADAFASYWNGAPAMRRVIMRHMPESSVQRLQLDTGDLDVATRLSSTDLDVFEKAGTIDIQKVQGFGFYYVALNQKDDILSIPQVREAFRYLIDYDGLASTIMRYYGHKSQTVIPSGLPGFLEDMPYSLNIDKAKELLAEAGYPDGFSKVLYIGPGTPYFEFAQSLQANAAKAGITLDLQMGDYLSRFRERNFDIFMGRSGERLPDPHAILQSYATNADNSDGAPLSGLLAWRSAWDVPKELQELVVAAARETEPAQRAELYAEVNALYLKSSPALITSFERFDVKAVSKRVSGYVGHPTWLTRWDTVSKS, from the coding sequence ATGTATAGACGTCAGTTTCTGGCCGGCGTTGCCATGGGCGCTGTTGCCGTCGCGATGTACGGTTCACCTGCCTTTGCGGCCACGCCGCCCGATCAGCTCGTCATCGCGATCAATATGGGTTCGATGCGCGGCCTTGATCCGCATGAAGCCAACCAGATCGAATCCGCGGAAATACTGGCCAACCTTTATGACCGGCTGGTCTATTTCGAGCCCGATGCGCTCAATGAAGCCAAGCCGCAGCTCGCCGAAGCCTGGACGATTTCCGAGGACGGCAAGACATTCACCTTCACCCTTCGCGAGGGCGTTACCTTTCACTCGGGCAATCCGCTGACGGCTGAAGACGCCGCCTGGTCGCTGGCGCGGCTGGTTAAGCTGGGCCTCGCTCCCGCCATCGACCTGCGCCAATGGGGATATAACGAGAGCAATGTCGACACCCTGATCCGCGCCACCGATGCGCGCACGCTGGTGGTCGAAACGCCCGAACCTTGGAGTCCGGGGCTGATCCTGGGCTCGCTGGCCAGTTCGGCCTGCTCGATCGTCGATCGCGCTTTCCTCGCCGACAAGGAACAGGATGGCGATCTGGGCCGGGCTTATCTGCAGGCGTCCGACGCGGGCAGCGGTCCCTTTTCGCTGCGCACCTGGCGCGCCAACGACATCATGATGGCCGACGCCTTTGCCAGCTACTGGAACGGCGCTCCGGCCATGCGCCGGGTCATCATGCGGCATATGCCTGAATCCTCGGTGCAGCGCCTGCAGCTGGACACGGGCGATCTGGACGTGGCGACCCGCCTGTCCTCGACCGATCTCGATGTCTTTGAAAAGGCCGGCACAATCGATATCCAGAAGGTGCAGGGTTTTGGATTCTACTATGTCGCCCTCAACCAGAAGGACGACATCCTCTCGATCCCGCAAGTCCGCGAAGCCTTCCGCTACCTCATCGATTATGATGGGCTCGCCAGCACGATCATGCGGTATTACGGCCACAAGAGTCAGACCGTTATCCCCAGTGGACTGCCCGGCTTCCTCGAGGACATGCCCTATAGCCTCAATATCGACAAGGCCAAGGAACTGCTGGCCGAAGCGGGCTATCCGGACGGGTTCTCCAAAGTGCTCTATATTGGGCCAGGCACACCCTATTTCGAATTTGCGCAATCGCTTCAGGCCAATGCCGCCAAGGCCGGCATCACACTCGATCTGCAGATGGGCGACTATCTCAGCCGCTTCCGGGAGCGCAATTTCGATATTTTCATGGGCCGCAGTGGTGAACGCCTGCCCGATCCTCATGCCATCCTGCAATCCTATGCCACCAATGCGGACAACAGCGATGGCGCGCCGCTCAGCGGTCTTTTGGCCTGGCGCTCGGCCTGGGATGTGCCGAAAGAATTGCAGGAACTCGTCGTGGCGGCTGCCCGCGAGACGGAGCCAGCGCAACGCGCCGAACTCTATGCCGAGGTCAACGCGCTTTACCTCAAGAGCTCCCCGGCCCTCATCACCTCGTTCGAGCGCTTCGACGTGAAGGCGGTGAGCAAGCGCGTCAGCGGCTATGTGGGCCACCCCACCTGGTTGACGCGCTGGGACACGGTCAGCAAGAGCTAG
- a CDS encoding galactarate dehydratase encodes MKIDRMRVFVTRDKDRPRVIVALDTDDGLTGWGECYNHGPDLALPPILDYLYNFLAGQDPSRVDYLVNYMIQQCRFPPGALGLAAISGLDHCLWDLAAKARGVPVYKMLGGEVRDRIKVYAGVYTAPDVPAAKEELDRLNTEWGFTAFKLSPWRLELNSHRWGEVVRTSAEYFRQVREAVDPTYEIAFDAHAKIFDVKSARQLGNALAPYDPLFYEEPLRPENIELYGDLNQGLNCTLATGESLYNRNEFLRLLQVKGADLIQPDICVVGGISEMRRIATLAEAHFVGVAPHNPMGPLATAVNVHFAAAQQNFRILEYRLPVGQCYVYGGTEVESREDATRYVVDPYLPKDGYLELRPDRPGWGVEMDEKAMEEDSYVHWQRRVPKRPDGSYAFA; translated from the coding sequence ATGAAAATCGACCGCATGCGGGTATTCGTGACCCGGGACAAGGACCGGCCGCGCGTTATCGTGGCGCTGGACACCGATGACGGCCTGACCGGCTGGGGCGAATGCTACAATCACGGTCCCGACCTCGCGCTGCCCCCCATCCTCGACTATCTCTACAATTTCCTGGCCGGGCAGGATCCGTCGCGGGTCGACTATCTGGTCAATTACATGATCCAGCAATGCCGCTTCCCGCCGGGCGCGCTTGGGCTGGCGGCTATTTCCGGGCTCGATCATTGCCTATGGGACCTGGCGGCCAAGGCGCGCGGCGTGCCGGTCTACAAGATGCTGGGCGGGGAAGTGCGTGACCGCATCAAGGTTTATGCCGGCGTCTATACCGCACCTGACGTGCCCGCCGCCAAAGAGGAACTCGACCGCCTCAACACGGAATGGGGCTTTACCGCTTTCAAGCTCAGCCCGTGGCGCCTCGAGCTCAATAGCCATCGCTGGGGCGAAGTGGTGCGCACCTCGGCCGAATATTTCCGCCAGGTGCGCGAAGCGGTCGATCCCACCTACGAAATCGCCTTCGACGCCCATGCCAAGATTTTTGACGTCAAATCCGCGCGCCAGCTCGGTAATGCCTTGGCGCCTTACGATCCCCTGTTCTACGAAGAGCCGCTCCGCCCCGAAAATATCGAGCTCTATGGTGATCTCAACCAGGGCCTGAACTGCACCCTGGCGACGGGGGAATCCCTCTATAACCGCAACGAATTCCTGCGCCTGCTGCAGGTCAAGGGCGCCGATCTCATCCAGCCCGACATTTGCGTGGTCGGCGGCATCTCCGAAATGCGGCGCATTGCAACCTTGGCGGAGGCTCATTTCGTGGGCGTCGCGCCGCATAATCCGATGGGCCCGTTGGCCACCGCGGTCAATGTGCACTTCGCAGCCGCCCAGCAGAATTTCAGGATCCTGGAATACCGCCTGCCCGTCGGCCAGTGCTATGTCTATGGCGGCACGGAAGTGGAAAGCCGCGAGGATGCCACCCGCTATGTGGTCGACCCTTATCTTCCCAAGGATGGCTATCTGGAACTGCGCCCGGATCGTCCGGGCTGGGGCGTCGAAATGGATGAAAAGGCCATGGAAGAGGACAGCTATGTGCATTGGCAGCGCCGCGTGCCCAAGCGTCCGGACGGCTCCTACGCCTTCGCCTGA
- a CDS encoding ABC transporter permease, protein MSMTHKSQGLRDWLLNEDFSSPAQARAHQAYVTWLRFSANPLALGGLVFVILLSLAAWLAPFVATHDPLQQDLARALLPPSGQNWFGTDELGRDVYSRLVWGARTTLYIAILVTVIVGPIGFVIGAAAGYVGGWADTVLMRITDIFLAFPSLVLALAFSAALGPGIENAVIAIALTVWPPVARLVRAETLTFRKADFVVAAELQGAGVLRIMFRYIVPLCAPSVVIRLTLNMASIILTAAGLGFLGLGAQPPSPEWGAMAAQGRQYLLDAWWLTAIPGMAILLVSLAFNLLGDGLRDILDPKHA, encoded by the coding sequence ATGAGCATGACGCACAAATCCCAAGGCCTGCGGGACTGGCTCCTCAACGAAGATTTCAGCTCGCCGGCCCAGGCGCGAGCCCATCAGGCCTATGTCACCTGGCTGCGCTTCAGCGCCAATCCGCTGGCTTTGGGCGGCTTGGTCTTCGTAATCCTGTTGTCGCTGGCGGCATGGCTTGCGCCCTTTGTGGCAACGCATGATCCCCTGCAACAGGATCTGGCGCGGGCGCTCTTGCCGCCATCCGGGCAGAATTGGTTCGGCACGGATGAACTCGGGCGCGATGTCTATTCGCGGTTGGTCTGGGGCGCCCGGACGACGCTCTATATCGCCATTCTCGTCACCGTGATCGTGGGCCCGATCGGCTTCGTCATCGGGGCGGCCGCCGGCTATGTCGGCGGCTGGGCCGACACGGTATTGATGCGCATCACCGACATTTTTCTGGCCTTCCCCAGCCTAGTGCTGGCGTTGGCCTTCTCGGCAGCACTGGGGCCGGGCATTGAAAACGCTGTGATCGCGATTGCGCTCACCGTGTGGCCGCCGGTTGCCAGGCTGGTGCGCGCCGAAACGCTGACCTTCCGCAAGGCGGATTTCGTGGTCGCCGCCGAGCTGCAGGGCGCGGGCGTCTTGCGCATCATGTTCCGCTACATCGTGCCGCTTTGCGCCCCTTCGGTGGTCATCCGGCTGACGCTGAACATGGCTTCGATCATCCTGACGGCTGCCGGCCTGGGCTTCCTCGGCCTCGGCGCGCAGCCGCCCTCCCCCGAATGGGGTGCCATGGCCGCACAGGGCCGCCAATATCTGCTCGATGCCTGGTGGCTGACCGCCATTCCCGGCATGGCCATCCTGCTTGTCAGCCTGGCTTTCAACCTGCTCGGCGATGGCCTGCGTGACATTCTGGATCCCAAACATGCCTGA
- a CDS encoding ABC transporter permease yields MSSPELTAPSRKAADNPLPDILRKIATSGAAILTTLFGLLLLTFIIGRMIPADPVLAILGDNYDQAAYDRVYSELGLDRSVPEQFFSYLQSIARFDFGQSNVTRNSVAADLARVFPATLELAILAIVIGTVLGVPLGIASAVKRGTWIDHLGRIVALLGYSAPIFWLGTMVMLIFYARLGWIPGGGRIDLYNDGLVVGPTGMLILDALLAGEWEVFWSAVHHIAAPALLLGYAAMAYLSRMSRSFMLEQLNQEYILTARAKGLGERPIIWKHAFRNIRVQLLTVITLAFCGLLDGAVLIETVFGWPGLGQYLTAALFYADMNAILGAVLLIGLISILINLLTDVVYRFVDPRTR; encoded by the coding sequence GTGAGCAGCCCTGAACTGACCGCACCGAGCCGCAAGGCCGCAGATAATCCGCTGCCCGACATCCTGCGGAAGATTGCGACCTCGGGTGCTGCAATCCTGACCACGCTGTTCGGTCTCCTGCTGCTGACCTTCATCATCGGCCGGATGATCCCGGCCGATCCTGTGCTCGCCATTCTGGGGGATAACTACGACCAGGCCGCCTATGACCGGGTCTATAGCGAACTGGGTCTCGACCGCTCGGTGCCGGAGCAGTTTTTCAGCTATCTCCAGAGCATAGCGCGCTTCGATTTCGGCCAATCCAACGTCACCCGCAATTCGGTGGCGGCGGATCTGGCCAGGGTGTTTCCGGCAACGCTGGAGCTAGCGATCCTGGCCATCGTCATCGGCACCGTTCTGGGCGTGCCGCTCGGCATTGCCTCGGCAGTCAAGCGCGGGACCTGGATCGACCATCTCGGGCGGATCGTGGCGCTGCTCGGTTATTCGGCGCCGATTTTCTGGCTCGGCACCATGGTCATGCTGATCTTTTATGCGCGGCTTGGCTGGATACCTGGCGGCGGACGCATCGATCTCTACAATGATGGTCTCGTTGTCGGCCCCACCGGCATGCTGATCCTGGACGCCCTGCTGGCGGGCGAATGGGAAGTGTTCTGGAGCGCCGTTCACCACATTGCCGCCCCTGCCCTGCTGCTGGGCTATGCCGCCATGGCCTATCTCAGCCGCATGAGCCGCAGCTTCATGCTCGAACAGCTCAACCAGGAATATATCCTCACCGCCCGCGCCAAGGGCCTGGGCGAGCGGCCGATCATCTGGAAACACGCCTTCCGCAATATACGGGTTCAGTTGCTGACTGTGATTACCCTGGCCTTTTGCGGGCTGCTTGACGGCGCGGTGCTGATCGAGACGGTGTTCGGCTGGCCCGGCCTGGGACAATACCTGACCGCGGCGCTGTTCTACGCGGATATGAACGCCATTTTGGGCGCCGTGCTGCTGATCGGGCTGATCTCCATCCTCATCAACCTGCTGACCGACGTGGTCTATCGCTTCGTCGATCCGAGGACCCGCTGA
- a CDS encoding Rrf2 family transcriptional regulator: protein MRQDSRLSRVLHALLHLHGMEAPATSDLLASMLGTNASVVRRTMAGLRSAGIVAATKGHGGGWSLARPLDRISLLEIYQALGSPELFAIGNDEDEPTCLLARAANAATNRALTEARQQFELSLKAVSVADLTADWRPEMARH, encoded by the coding sequence ATGCGACAAGACAGCCGCCTGTCCCGGGTGCTGCATGCGCTCCTCCATTTGCATGGCATGGAGGCTCCGGCAACCTCGGACCTGCTCGCGAGCATGCTTGGAACGAACGCGTCCGTCGTGCGCCGGACCATGGCGGGCCTGCGTTCGGCGGGCATCGTTGCCGCGACCAAGGGGCATGGCGGCGGCTGGTCGCTGGCGCGTCCGCTGGACCGGATTTCGCTGCTGGAAATCTACCAGGCGCTGGGCTCACCCGAATTGTTCGCCATCGGCAATGATGAGGACGAACCTACTTGCCTGCTGGCCCGCGCCGCGAACGCTGCGACGAACAGGGCGCTGACCGAGGCTCGCCAGCAGTTCGAGCTCTCCCTCAAGGCCGTCTCGGTCGCCGACCTCACCGCTGACTGGCGGCCGGAAATGGCCAGGCACTAG
- a CDS encoding ABC transporter ATP-binding protein: MIAIENLTISFGRGSKTSHVVRGIDMAVNKGECFGLVGESGCGKSTLLGAIAGRVKNWQGAISIAGEQVRPEKRSHAQLRRQQMVFQDPFGSLHPRHTIGRILLEPLVMHGIGDRDARVEKALEQVSLPTRFRFRYPHQLSGGQRQRVAIARALILEPEILLLDEPTSALDVSIQAEILNLLKDLRERAGLTYVLVSHDMAVVAHLCDRIAVMKDGQLVEISTRQAMIDNEVQHPYTRMLREGSLGYRPQGAAITA; encoded by the coding sequence ATGATCGCCATCGAAAACCTCACCATCTCGTTCGGACGCGGCTCGAAAACCAGCCATGTGGTGCGCGGCATCGACATGGCTGTGAACAAGGGCGAGTGTTTTGGCCTGGTCGGGGAATCCGGCTGCGGCAAATCCACGTTGCTGGGGGCAATTGCCGGCCGCGTGAAGAACTGGCAAGGCGCCATCAGCATTGCCGGCGAACAGGTGCGCCCCGAGAAGCGGAGCCATGCGCAATTGCGCCGCCAGCAGATGGTGTTCCAGGACCCGTTCGGTTCACTGCATCCGCGTCACACGATCGGCCGCATTCTGCTCGAACCGCTGGTCATGCACGGTATCGGGGACCGCGACGCTCGGGTGGAAAAGGCACTGGAGCAGGTCAGCCTGCCCACGCGCTTTCGGTTCCGCTATCCGCACCAATTGTCGGGCGGGCAGCGCCAGCGCGTCGCCATTGCCCGGGCGCTTATTCTCGAGCCGGAAATCCTACTGCTCGACGAGCCGACTTCGGCGCTCGATGTGTCAATCCAGGCGGAAATCCTCAACCTGCTCAAGGACCTGCGGGAACGCGCCGGCCTCACCTATGTGCTGGTCAGCCACGATATGGCAGTCGTCGCCCACCTTTGCGACCGCATCGCGGTGATGAAGGACGGGCAATTGGTGGAAATTTCGACCCGGCAGGCCATGATCGATAACGAGGTACAACATCCCTATACGCGCATGCTGCGCGAGGGGAGCCTGGGTTACCGGCCGCAGGGCGCTGCGATCACCGCATAA